From the Lemur catta isolate mLemCat1 chromosome 1, mLemCat1.pri, whole genome shotgun sequence genome, the window GAGATAGTGCTGCTCATAGCCATGGCCTTTGACCGATATGTTGCCATATGTAAGCCTCTCCACTACCTGACTATCATGAGTCCAAGAAGATGCATTTTGTTTTTAGTCACTTCCTGGATTATTGGCCTTATGCACTCAGTGACCCAGTTGGCTTTTATTGTAGACTTGCCTTTCTGTGGCCCTAATGAATTAGACAGCTTTTTTTGTGATCTTCCTCGATTTATCAAACTTGCTTGCATACAGACCTACACATTGGGATTCATGGTTACTGCCAAcagtggatttatttctgtggcCTCCTTTTTAATCCTGATCATCTCTTACATCTTCATTTTGGTGACCGTTCAGAAAAATTCTTCAGGTGGCATATTCAAGGCCCTCTCTACTCTGTCAGCTCATGTCACTGTGGTGGTTTTGTTCTTTGggccattaatttttttctacatgtgGCCATTTCCTACATCACATCTGGATAAGTTTCTTGCCATCTTTGATGTAGTTATCACTCCTTTTCTAAATCCAGTCATCTACACTTTTAGGAATAAAGAGATGAAGATGGCAATGAGAAGATTATGCACTCGGTTTGTGAATTACAGTAAAATCTCTTAAATATattgagaatatataaaaaggcaaaatatacTAGAATTTCAGATGGATACCTACTAAATAAGCTATGTTAAATTTAACCAGAATGTCACTAACTACTAAAATGTGTTGtgccctgtctttttttttctccccaaatagaATTGTGATGACAATCTCTTGactatttatataaaagatataaagacTAAAGATTATAGGTTGTGGCTGCTTTATCTCACCAGTGGTCTTATCTCTGCATAGTGCCAAACAGAATTACTACAAAATTAAACAATTCATTTTGAAAGTCAGTATGTGGCTTATTGtcccttttctatttttcccattttaagtAGACTATCTTAaagttaaatattgatttttacttTACCTGATTTGTCTTactatatttgtttattatttcagctcattatctTTTAGCTATTCATTTGCTAATCTGGCCTTTTAGAAGACAAGTAAGGAGACAGAAAtcacgctttttttttttttttttgaaaaaagaaagtttgatGTAAAGAATTATTAACCAAGCATGAAGGTGTATTAAACAAATTTTATGGGAGCCCATTGTTTTGGACCAGCCTCCTTCACTAGGCCCCGGCAGACCCGATCAAAGCAGAATGGAGTCACTCGTGCTAAGTGCCACATACTTTGCAACAGGCCagttttcaaacaaaacaaaataaaacccccAGGAGATTCCAGTCAACCTGAGTGAGCATAATAAATTCTCTCTGTTTAAGCTTAAAGGGAAGTACTTTTGAAAAGATCAAACCACTTTTTGTTGTCTGTTTCCGCTCTTTTCAGCCCCTTTCTCCCTAAAAACCAACCTGctctgctcagctcattggaACACTCGCTCTGTTTTAGAGAATGAGGTGGTGTTGCCCAACTCTAGAATCACCAACGAAAGCCAATTCGATATTTCAACTGAagttgttgtaattttgtcttttaacagtTCACtagttatttgaaaaagaatgaactttaAGATTACAGATGTAGTATTTGTAGGATGGGGAGGGGGAAATAAAGGAAAGCGGTTAGAAttactaaaacttaaaaaaaaaaaaaaaggaaaccccTTAAAAGCTGCGAGGAAGGCCCCGCGGAGAGGAAACGCAATACCTGCGGAGGGGACGCGGGCTGGCGCGGGCGTCTCCGAGCCAAGACAGGGCGTGTGCGCCACCGCGCGGGCTGGCGCGGGCGTCCCCGAGGAGCGTGTGAGGGTCGAGCGACTCTAGCATTGGAGAAACTGCACCTGGATTCCGCTGCCGCTTTGGAAAGGAACCAAGGCTTCTGAGGTGAGGAGTACGGTGCTAGCGGGCGACGGTCACAGGCACAGCACACAGCGCTCGAAGAGGAAAGAACAGGCCCCTCTTCCACCCCCAGCCTCGCGGTCTTCCTCTAGTGCCCTCTAGTGGCGAGTCTAAACGGGGCAGCTggcgaaaaaaaaaaagaagttggcGGAACCCTGCTCCTGCCTCACACGGAGTGTAGTAGATAGGTACCTTGGAGCTGAAAGATGGTATCTTATATAGCACATGCAGTTACGTAGTAGGATCACAGAgttgaatttaaattataaatcttcTCAGAGTTTCCTCATTTTAGACAGTCTCAGCTACTGGAAAATAATTAACCCAAGATGATAAAAGAGATGTATGGAAGATCCAAATCTAGAATCTCGGTTGACAGACTCCTGGTCTTTTGCTGTCTTCTGACATTTTAGATCATGTTTCCTCAGTTGATAAGTCTGGTGTTCCCATTGGAATATTAATTGTTCACTGACGTGCGCTGTATATTATTCACCTTGTATCTTGAGTAACTGTCAAACAGCAGAGTTTCAACAAATGTTCAAGCATGATTTTaacttgataaatatatttagtaatattttacatttctttttctgattctattgatttttttaaaaataaagcttttattttggaataatctttttttttttttttttttttttgagacagagtctcgctctgttgcccgggctagagtgccgtggcatcagcctagctcacagcaacctcaaacccctgagctcaagcgatcctcctgcctcagcctcccgagtaggtggggctacaggcatgcgccaccatgcccggctaattttttctatatatatttttagctgtccatatattttctttctatttttagtagagacggagtcttgctcttgcttaggctggtctcgaactccccgcctcggcctcccagagtgttaggattacaggcgtgagccaacacgcCCGGcctggaataattttagatttacaaaaaagttgCAGTGCTAGTCCGGAGAGTTCCCATATCCCCGTTACCCAGTTTCAGTTTCCCCTAATGTTATCATCTTCCATTTCCATGGTACATTTTCCAAAACTGAGAAATCAACACtggtacattactattaactaaattctagtctttattcaaatttcacccGTTTTcccattaatgtcctttttctgtttcagaatcCAATTCTGGATATCACATTACTTTTAGTTATCATGTCCCCTTAATCTCCTCTGGTTTGTgacaatttctcatttttctcttgtttttcataGCTGTGACACTTTAAGGAATATTGGTCAGGTGTTTCATAGAACATCCCTCAATTTGTGTTTGTCTGAAGTTtttccttatattaatagttagacATGGGTTCGAGATTTTTGTAAAGAATACTCAAGAGATAGATCTTGTTACCACATGATATCAAGGGGTACATAATATCCATATATCACTAGTAATGTTAAACTTGCTGAGTTGGTTTGTTACTTTATCTTAATAAAAGAGCAGTGACTTCTCAGAGAATGCCATATGCATTCTTTCTTCCTACATAAGTAGTTAATCCCTTCCCCCAACTTATTTAGGGGATTGACGAGGGTTTATTATCATTTCTGCATATATTACTTAGATAATTCTTGGGGTATAAGCAAAGAATTATTTCAACTCCATCCCACCCTGGTTGGGTTGTAAAGGTATGCTGCGTACATGACTGCTCCTGGTCCCCTTCTCTTGCTGCTTCTTTGATTCAGTCATGTTTTGCTTCTATCCAGATGGAACTCTTTGCCTCTCTCTTTTTGAGTTTCCTAGTCTTATGCTATTAGAACTGATATTTGTATTTCGGAACTCTTTCTATTGAGTTTTAGTTTTCCCCAGGAGTTCTCACTGGAGTATCTTTGGCACTTTAATCACGTTTGCCAGTTCCTAATACCCCTATGTTTCACCCAGGCCCTCTGGCCTAATTCTATTTGAGTGGACATTTGACTATTTTGTCATGAATCTTTGACATATAACTGTTaccacagcaacatggatgaattaaTGACTGCTCTCCACACCTTCACCCTGGGTTTCAGGAGAATGCAgaggaaaaatgtcttttttctcacCGATATTATTTTTAGGCCTGGAATCTACTCActaatttagttatttaatttatttgtattatttttctgtacCATAAAACAGTGATTAATAAACAATGATCACTAGTTCAAAGGGTCAGTGCTTTGTAATGCTTTGAAAGATATGAACATCATCATTGCTCATCTTCAGGGAGACAAGTAGGAGGATGTTCCTGGCAGTGTTGCTTTTAGCACAGGGCAGGTATGATATTCAAAACATGAAACAAGTGCACGTGTAGGCACTGACCCATCAGAACAAATGCTGGCCACAGAGTTGGAGGAGGGTCCTGGAGACTCCTGCTGTTCTATGCATTAACTTTTAGTAGCTAATTTCATAAACTCTGGGAAAAGAACTTGGGGGCAGGTAGAAGCTCCAGGGACTTATGACAGTGGCTGTATTCTAAACAGTGTGcaagtattttagaattttaacaaCCACTGTCATTACACTCATGTGTTctagaatattaatattattgggTTGTCGAGGTTGAAGAAGTTGGAGGCAAAGAACAATACTTGTGTAGTCCAATGCAGGGGCCCTGAAAAACTTGGAGGTAATCTGGGTAATCAGACAGGCAGAACATGGTATGTACTCACCACAGAGTGCAAGATAGTATTTAGATATATATGTAGCAACATGAactaagtggggaaaaaagaattagcatgagatataaaacattattttatatgtatatgcacacaaaacaataaaacgtGTTTCACAATAACACACAAAACAGCAGGACATACTTTAAAAACACAAGAATGATTGTCTTTGAGGGAAAGAGCTTGGGAATGGGGAATGGAAATTAAAGggaataaacaagtaaaataagaGAGGATCCCTTTGTGAAACCAATGCTCATAATGCATCATTGACAGAGAAATATGATTACCTCAATCCTCTACACCTGAGGTTAAAAACCACAGAGAAAAACAAGTCCTGTTACTtcatcttaatattttgaagtcaacCTTTATTCTTATTATCCCTGCCTCCAATGACAGGCACAATAAGGGACAATGGAATTGTTTCAACAACTAGATTCTTTTCTTAGATTCAACAAATATAAGTTAGGCTCCCTTGATTGCAGGAAACTGTACAAGTTGCTTTGGAAGAGATAAATATGAGTTAGACAAAGCCTGTATcttcaaatttaatatattaagtatattaaatttatggtatataaaactcacattataagatattttaaaaattatttttatagtttattcttttcttgacTAGTTAATTTGTGTGTAGAGGAAATTGATATTTATAAGGATGTTTCATTTGATTTCTATGAATCTCTTGGAAAGTGAGTATTATCAGATTATCTAGAGACACTTAGTTATAGGATTTAAATAGGCGAAAATAATGATAAAGATTGATTTTCTTAAAGATTCCACTgtcatccctccctcccatgACTCTTTATCAACATTTTCCCTTCGTTGCTATGATCACAACGAATATATTTCAAGAACATAATTTTCTTGGCTAATTGACTTTAGTTTTGCAGTCCCAGGTCACTATAGCTTTATTTGGTCACTATCTTCCAAATGCAGttaattaactatttttttccatttatagaaacattttatatacCTGTGTGTGCTTGAGATAATAGTCTGTTAATTGCTGCAAGGGAAAGATGAGCTGAAGTTCACAACAggaagaagattttttttaataaaaaaaaactttttatttttcctttcaaaagtgCTAATATGCCCTGTGTAATATCACATAAAATAGTGACATTAAGAAGATATTAAACTAGATAAATTTCAGCAAGAAGAAAGACTCAGGTAACAGTTTGCTTTTTACACATGTCAAGTAAGTTTTGGCCTGGGGGACAGGAAGAAacaggtggtggtgatgatgaatGAATGTTTAAACCAATGGGGAAATGATCACAGCAGGAGAATAAATATGAATTGTCATGAATATGAAGAAGAAGAATTTACCTTAATTTTTAACTAGGACTAGGAAATGACTTGGAGATCCAAGGTGTACCCGAGGGTATGTAGCAGAGTCTGCAGTCTGCACCATGCCTCGGTTCAGGTGAGAACTAGGATACAGGTTAAATTGTAAACTGTACCCAGGGACATTTAGTGAAATTTATTAACCctgaaaatgaagacaaatatgCCGCTTGTCTTCCCAACAAGGTTGTTGTCTACTTTACTTCTATTTCTAAAGAAGAGCTAAGATATAAAGAGGAGAAAATTCATTAGGCACTAGTGATAAATGcagttttgaaagataaaaccCCAGTTTTATAGAATCAAGATGGAGAAAGAATGATTAAAAAGTTGTTTGGAAGAAAGACATCTAGGGATCTAACTTAACCCAAACTAAAATAATGTAGTGTCTGTCAAAATTAGATgatgaaagaacagagaaaaaaagtaggaaactAAATGTATAATGTTTAACAATGTGCAATCAATCCTCCTgtacttatttatgtttttaaaacattttttaataattttttctagctCAATACAATGATATGTTTCGTGGTGAAATAGGGTGATTAGGCAAGAGGGATAGAATATGGATCCTATGAGGAAAGGCTAAAGGAATGGAGATGATTAAAATTAGAGGGTACGGATGAATGATCTTCATTTGCTCGTACCAAGCTCAAGAGtatgaaacatttatttgagAGAGTTTCTGACCGCTTCTTTATGTCCACAGAGGATGAATTAAGTGGACATCGACTTAATTGAAAGGATGagagatttcctttttataagaaaGAACCTTTGGActattatgttaataaaaacagaaaacccaggaaagaaatggatttttaaacattgtaaaCTGACATGTCttggatagaaaaaataaaagaaataaattgggtAAGAACATATTTTTAGATCTCTTTCAGttcattgattttattaattgGGGATAATGAGCATATCTCTCTTTttcccaaaattttaaaatgtaaaacaaaattacataaaatgtaaagtaataAATCTTTTCTAAGAAATTACCCAATTTCAATTCTGTACAggtgaatttaaattttaatagtgatTCCATCAAATGCTAGCATATCTGGATTTGTCACATATCACAATGATTTAAGTATTAATAGTGTAAATAAATGATGACTATAATTCacatcattataattattaagaACAATAGctaggctgggcccagtggctcacgcctataatcccagcactttgggaggccgaggtgggcggattgtttgagctcaggagttcgagaccagcctgagcaagagcgagaccccatctctactaaaaatagaaagaaattatatgaacaactaaaaatatatacagaaaaaattaaccgggcatggtggcacatgcctgtagtcccagctactcaggaggctgaggcaggaggattgcttgagcccaggagtttgaggttgctgtgagctgggctgacaccacagcactctagctcaggcgacagagtgagactctgtctcaaaaaaaaaaaaaaaaaaagaccaatagCTAGACCAGAACTAAAAAACTCAAACTGGAATATCACTTAATGGCAATGGTCTTAGGAGAGAGCCCACTCTTCCCATGGAGGGTCTGGAATGCCTCAAAGCGATCAAGCACTTGTAACCCAGTGTCTCACTCTGGAAGCCATTCGAAAATTCAAAGATGGATGATAGTCTAGAAATGTGAAGACTTGAAGAAAAGAGCCGAGTAAGTTTCCAGATCTGCTGatatttgctatttgttttattttctcatctttgctctttaagaattataaagtaagtaaattttgtgtttatcccTATTTCTCCTGCTCAGTTCCACCTCTCCTTTCTGGGGTCTGTCCTTCTCCTACCCAGCCCTCTGCTCTGAACCTTTCTCCTGTAGCAACTGACTGAAGTTAATCTTCCTTGAGTAAGGACTCAAGTTACTTATTTCTTCATCACCAAAACTCTCCTGTCTTGCATGCATAAGAGCTCAGCTAAAGAAAGCCATCTGGTAACTTATTTGTCTGTAATTGCTTAGTGGAGTGCCCATCCCATAGCAATGTAAGCAAAACTAGACACTGCAGTATGTTAACCTTAAAGAAAGCAAGTCTAATGCTGGGtgctaatagaaaatattttggggcACTGGGGCTCTTAAGATTGCACATCTATTGCATatcataagttttggtatgttgtagttttgttttcatttgtttcaattcATAGCTGTGTAAAAGGCACAcattaaaaaaagcagaaagacctcaaatcaataacctaactgaacaccttaaagaactagaaaaagcaaAGTCAACCCAAGCTAgcagaaaaaaaggtaaaaaataaacgttagagcaaagataaaataaaatggagaatagaaaaacaatagagaaaagcaacaaaaccaaagttgtttctttgaaaagatcggtaaaattgacaaaactttagctaGATTGACTAAGAGAGATAAGACTCAAATTGTCAaactcagaaatgaaagtggagaCATTACTACagattttaccaaaataaaaaggaatgaccgggcacagtggctcacgcctgtaatcctagcactctgggaggccgaggtgggtggatcgctcgaggtcaggagttcgagaccggcctgagcaagagtgagacccccccactcccgtctctactaaaaatagaaagaaatgatgtggacagctaaaaatatatatagaaaaaattagccgtgcatggtggcgcatgtctgtagtcccagctacttgggaggctgaggcagtaggatcgcttaagcccaggagtttgaggttgctgtgagctaggctgatgccacggcactcactctagcctgggcaaaagagccagactctgtctcaaaaaaaaaaaaaaaggattataagagaatactatgaacagttttatgccaacaaattagataacctagatgcCTTGCTGCATTCCAAGCCTAAGTGCCTTCATTCAGTGCCCTTTTCATGAGGAGTTATCTGCAAAGATCCACTTATCAGGGGGAGAGGGGAACCTACCGCTGTAATTCTGAAGGAGGGTTCTCGGTATATTGCAATGATTCCAAACTAAGCATGTGCACTACGGATGAAGTATGCAAGGCCCAGGCTTATATCTTGTTACATACCCAATGAGTTACTGAGAATGGGCATTCTAAATTCCTGCCTCCAGAGCTCCTGTGTGGTAGCTAATATAGCAATGAAGAAGCCTCTCCTAACGAAATCCTTAGCTGATCTAAGACAGAGGGGCTTTTTTCTTGCaatttgtatatatactttttaaaagggtTGACCCTCAgcttcattgtttttgttttttacttataaaTCAGTGCACACTACATTTATACATATTGTATCTAActacaaaaaaattcttttttttttttatagagacaaagtaTAGATATATCAACTGCAGGtaactaaacatttttaaaatacttcagagTTTCGGTGTTTACCTCAGACTGGTGCTacctcttttatattttgatgtcTTAATTGGCTCAGATCAGAAATTTGTACAATCTTCTACTGAAGAAGTTCAGGCggcatcattttatataaatttgttacttatttatcttttctagctattttctATACAAATTCTTAATAGATGGAAAATTAGACACTTTCTTCGTTAATACTCTTACCAAAAAGGCATTTCTTTCAGGCCATTTATGTATTGTAGTCACCTTTGCCCTTTGAAGGATGTTAAACTAGTACATCAAAGTGAAACATCAAGGTATCATCTAAATATTCAGCAATCACACTCACTGATATTCCTGAGGCTTTGTGTGTTGCAGGCCTTAGAATAGACATTACTTTGGTTAATGTAACTTCacttaaaaattcattaagtttTATAATTGTTCTTTATTTGGCATAGTCAaattatctaaatgaaaatgGCAGCTTTACAAATAGTATCATTAAGTGAACTTTGGAACTATGGACATGAAACAAATGATGGCTGGGATTTATGATTTTTGTCTGGCAATAAACAGGTTTGTCCAGAGTCTAATAAATCAGtcatataaaaaaattgaatttagcAAACCAGTGCATTATGATGTTATTCAAATAGTTTATCTTGGGTATGTCAAACAGGTCCAGAGAAGCAATTAATTTAGTAGTGCCAGATGGGAGCCAACTGACTCCTCCAAGTAGAAGTCCAGGGTACACGTGATGAAGGTTATTTGCACATGTAAGATGCCACTATGacaattatttttatggctggAGGCTTTCTTTTATGAACTTTCATAATGCTTGCTTATGtaattctctctcattttctttatttcattagtTAACATGAAATATGATCCTGGTGTCTGGGGCAATGGATGGAATGAATCACTCTGTAGTATCAGAGTTTGTGTTCCTTGGACTCACCAGTTCATGGGAGATTCAGCTTCTCCTCTTTGTCTTCTCCTTACTGTTCTACTTTGCAAGCATGATGGGAAACCTTGTCATTGTGTTCACTGTGACCATGGATGCTCATCTGCACTCCCCCATGTATTTCCTCCTGGCTAACCTCTCAGTCATTGATATGGTATTTTGTTCCATCACAGCCCCTAAGATGATTTGCGATAGCTTCAAGAGGCACAAAGCCATCTCGTTTTGGGGATGTATTACCCAGATTTTCTTTAGCCATGCCATAGGGGGCACTGAGATGGTGCTGCTCATAGCCATGGCCTTTGACAGATACGTGGCCATATGCAAGCCCCTCCACTACCTGACCAT encodes:
- the LOC123621649 gene encoding olfactory receptor 4F6, with amino-acid sequence MEAMDEANHTVVSEFVFLGLSTSWEIQLLLFLFSSVFYAASLMGNLLIVLTVTSDPRLQSPMYFLLANLSIIDLIFCSSTAPKMIYDLFRKHKTISFGGCVVQIFFIHAVGGTEIVLLIAMAFDRYVAICKPLHYLTIMSPRRCILFLVTSWIIGLMHSVTQLAFIVDLPFCGPNELDSFFCDLPRFIKLACIQTYTLGFMVTANSGFISVASFLILIISYIFILVTVQKNSSGGIFKALSTLSAHVTVVVLFFGPLIFFYMWPFPTSHLDKFLAIFDVVITPFLNPVIYTFRNKEMKMAMRRLCTRFVNYSKIS